The proteins below are encoded in one region of Paraburkholderia aromaticivorans:
- a CDS encoding ABC transporter permease, with product MKSVTHPIAAGQPKRSGAGRRLLSAYRTEIAIAIAIIVIELAVGMIVPAALSGGNISNVTQAAAPLVIMAFGVLLVIITGGIDLSVGSVFSLTGMVTGLAMAHGYGAVASSVAGLSVGVVIGALNGALVTFVGLAPFVVTLSTYAIAGSLSFIVTDGHSLPISNPDYWLLDSGTLIPGLPNYALWCVLLLVAIEFCLRKVVAGRWLYAIGSSSSSARVIGIPVNRVRLGAYLLSGLLASFASIVSVSYISNAEATAGSSLMLQAIAAVVIGGASLFGGTGSAIGALLGALMITIIQNGANLIGVNSFWQGTVTGVVILIAVLVDRITKARR from the coding sequence ATGAAATCAGTCACTCACCCGATCGCGGCGGGGCAGCCGAAACGCAGCGGCGCGGGACGCCGCCTGCTGTCGGCCTACCGCACCGAAATTGCGATTGCCATTGCGATCATCGTGATCGAACTCGCGGTCGGCATGATCGTGCCGGCCGCGCTGTCAGGCGGTAATATTTCCAACGTGACGCAGGCGGCCGCGCCGCTCGTCATCATGGCATTCGGCGTGTTGCTCGTGATCATCACGGGTGGGATCGATCTGTCAGTCGGCTCGGTGTTCTCGCTGACCGGCATGGTCACCGGCCTTGCGATGGCGCATGGCTACGGCGCCGTCGCGAGCAGTGTCGCGGGACTCTCGGTCGGCGTCGTGATCGGCGCGCTCAACGGTGCGCTCGTGACGTTCGTCGGACTCGCGCCGTTTGTGGTGACGCTGAGCACCTATGCGATTGCGGGCAGCCTTTCGTTCATCGTCACCGACGGCCATTCGCTACCGATCTCCAACCCTGACTACTGGCTGCTCGATTCAGGAACGCTGATTCCCGGCCTGCCGAACTACGCGCTGTGGTGCGTGCTGCTGCTCGTCGCGATCGAATTCTGTTTGCGCAAGGTGGTGGCGGGCCGCTGGCTGTATGCGATCGGCAGCAGCAGTTCGTCGGCGCGCGTGATCGGGATTCCAGTTAATCGCGTGCGGCTCGGCGCGTATCTGCTCTCGGGCTTGCTGGCTTCGTTCGCGAGCATCGTCAGCGTGTCGTACATCAGCAATGCCGAGGCCACCGCGGGATCGAGCCTGATGCTGCAGGCCATCGCGGCCGTGGTGATCGGCGGCGCGAGTCTGTTCGGCGGGACCGGTTCGGCCATCGGCGCGCTGCTCGGGGCGCTGATGATCACGATCATTCAGAACGGCGCGAATCTGATCGGCGTGAACAGTTTCTGGCAAGGCACCGTGACCGGTGTCGTCATTCTCATCGCGGTTCTCGTGGACCGCATTACCAAGGCCCGGCGTTGA
- a CDS encoding substrate-binding domain-containing protein, translated as MNKRTFKSAGGFSGRPAARIVAASVAAAIVALAAAFASQIAVAADKQTVAYIAPSLDISYWQWVAYGVKQRAQELGMDYVEFTSENSPAKQMDNVRTAMTRGVNAIVIGPVSSTSTPPVLRLLKSKSVPVAFTGIGPQAGQTDYTSAVTANNYDTGKAEGSYVCKLAKDRGSNKVAMLSLPQDRENAQKYMKGAQESFKSDGCDLVQVLETHGLTVNEAVQQANDLLTAHPDVKAIYGMYDEAATGAAKALQTRGAVGKVAVVTADGSPTTIKLLRDGAIQGIFLQEAVGQGIDATTQVFNALNHKPTTQELALKEPLVTKETIDQPDAQATVKRVYPPSAGKY; from the coding sequence ATGAACAAGCGCACGTTCAAATCAGCCGGCGGATTCTCGGGCCGGCCGGCCGCACGGATCGTGGCGGCATCGGTGGCGGCGGCGATCGTCGCGCTCGCCGCGGCATTCGCCTCGCAGATCGCGGTGGCGGCGGACAAGCAGACGGTCGCGTATATCGCGCCGTCGCTGGATATTTCGTACTGGCAGTGGGTCGCGTATGGCGTCAAGCAACGGGCGCAGGAACTCGGCATGGACTATGTCGAGTTCACCTCGGAGAACTCGCCGGCCAAGCAGATGGACAACGTGCGCACGGCCATGACGCGTGGCGTCAACGCGATCGTGATCGGGCCGGTCAGTTCGACCAGCACGCCGCCCGTGTTGCGTCTTCTGAAGTCGAAGTCCGTGCCGGTCGCTTTTACGGGTATCGGGCCGCAGGCGGGGCAAACGGACTATACGTCGGCCGTGACGGCGAATAACTACGACACGGGCAAGGCCGAGGGCTCGTATGTGTGCAAGCTCGCGAAAGATCGCGGCAGCAATAAGGTGGCGATGCTGTCATTGCCGCAGGATCGCGAGAATGCGCAGAAGTACATGAAGGGGGCGCAGGAGTCGTTCAAGTCCGATGGCTGCGATCTCGTGCAGGTGCTCGAAACGCACGGCCTCACGGTCAACGAAGCAGTGCAGCAAGCCAACGACCTGCTGACCGCTCATCCTGATGTCAAGGCGATTTACGGCATGTACGACGAAGCCGCGACGGGCGCCGCCAAGGCGCTGCAAACGCGCGGTGCTGTCGGCAAAGTGGCGGTCGTCACGGCCGACGGCAGCCCGACGACGATCAAGCTGCTGCGCGACGGCGCGATCCAGGGGATCTTTTTGCAAGAGGCAGTGGGGCAAGGGATCGACGCGACCACGCAGGTGTTCAACGCGCTGAATCATAAGCCGACCACGCAGGAACTCGCGCTCAAGGAACCGCTCGTGACGAAGGAGACGATCGATCAGCCGGATGCGCAGGCCACAGTGAAGCGTGTCTATCCGCCGTCGGCAGGCAAGTACTGA
- a CDS encoding amidohydrolase family protein translates to MPIIDPHHHLYDLKTGNYPWLQGPMLERVFGDYSPIRKDYLIDDFLADIKSQNVVKTVHLQVEYDHNDPVAETRWLQSVADKHGYPHGIVGFADLSSPNAQAVIEEHCQYKNVRGIRQCLNFHRDPVKTFFDSPHLMNDPQWRRGYALLKQHGLSFDLQLYYTQMEEALALARDFPDTPMVLNHTGMPVDRKPEEIEAWKKSMTLLASADNVFCKISGLGMGDWKWTVDSIRPFVLHAIEAFGVTRCMFASNFPVDKLFSSYDDVFNAFKEITREFSADERAALFHDNAERVYRL, encoded by the coding sequence CTGCCTATCATCGACCCGCATCATCACCTGTACGATCTGAAGACCGGCAACTATCCGTGGTTGCAGGGGCCGATGCTCGAGCGCGTGTTCGGTGACTATTCGCCCATTCGCAAGGACTATCTGATCGACGATTTTCTTGCCGACATCAAGAGTCAGAATGTGGTCAAGACGGTTCATCTTCAGGTCGAATACGATCACAACGATCCGGTGGCCGAAACCCGATGGCTTCAGAGTGTTGCCGACAAGCACGGCTATCCACACGGTATTGTCGGTTTTGCTGATCTGTCTTCGCCGAACGCACAGGCTGTGATCGAAGAGCACTGTCAGTACAAGAACGTACGAGGCATTCGGCAATGCCTGAATTTCCACCGCGATCCGGTGAAGACGTTTTTCGACAGTCCGCATCTGATGAACGATCCGCAATGGCGTCGTGGCTATGCGCTGCTCAAGCAGCATGGCTTGTCGTTCGACTTGCAGCTCTACTACACGCAGATGGAAGAGGCGCTTGCGCTAGCGCGTGACTTTCCCGATACGCCGATGGTACTCAACCACACCGGCATGCCGGTCGACCGTAAGCCCGAAGAGATCGAAGCGTGGAAGAAGAGCATGACCTTGCTTGCGTCGGCTGACAATGTCTTCTGCAAGATCTCCGGTCTGGGTATGGGCGACTGGAAGTGGACGGTGGACAGCATCCGTCCGTTCGTCCTGCACGCAATCGAAGCATTCGGCGTGACGCGCTGCATGTTCGCGAGCAACTTTCCGGTCGACAAGCTGTTCAGCAGTTACGACGATGTGTTCAACGCGTTCAAGGAGATTACGCGGGAATTCTCGGCGGATGAGCGGGCTGCGCTGTTTCACGACAACGCGGAGCGGGTGTACAGGCTGTGA
- a CDS encoding RidA family protein, protein MADREIIVPEPMRLIVERAGYAPAVKVGTTVFCAGQVGRTAQLEVISDPEAQFLACWDNLRLLMEAAGCTFDDIVDMTTYHVQMSRHMPVFREVKDRVFPRGHCAWTAIGVSELAHPGLLVEIKCVAIQRT, encoded by the coding sequence ATGGCAGACCGCGAGATTATTGTTCCCGAGCCGATGCGGCTGATCGTCGAACGGGCGGGTTATGCGCCGGCCGTCAAGGTGGGCACGACGGTATTTTGCGCAGGACAGGTGGGCCGTACGGCGCAACTGGAGGTCATCAGCGATCCCGAAGCGCAGTTCCTTGCCTGCTGGGACAATCTGCGCCTGTTAATGGAAGCCGCGGGCTGTACGTTCGACGACATTGTCGACATGACCACGTACCACGTGCAGATGAGCCGGCACATGCCGGTCTTTCGGGAAGTCAAAGACCGTGTCTTTCCGCGGGGTCACTGCGCGTGGACGGCGATCGGCGTGTCCGAGTTGGCGCATCCCGGCTTGCTGGTGGAGATCAAATGCGTGGCGATACAGCGAACGTGA
- a CDS encoding metallophosphoesterase, with amino-acid sequence MQQTFIPVRRFKKNTAGRDFVVGDLHGCFSRLRRELELRRYDPARDRLFAVGDLVDRGIESPAVLEFVNRYRIQSVRGNHEDTIVRWHRHGGKNASIRSNGGEWLFDMAYDKAALDDIVTYMAALPYAIEIETDDGLVGIVHANVPMQSWPKMVQALEQEDRNGPVRRKVIWDRSRWIPGKAAGFVSMRRAFAQLCQRFVSGWRDPGSRIDGVAAVIVGHTPVREPRVRGNVINVDTGLVYGGALTLLRLDEIPMLLNRAAREQPAFGRSKGYPAGSGV; translated from the coding sequence ATGCAGCAGACTTTCATACCCGTGCGACGCTTCAAAAAGAACACGGCCGGTCGCGACTTCGTCGTAGGCGACCTGCACGGCTGTTTCAGCCGGCTTCGAAGAGAACTGGAACTGCGCCGCTACGATCCGGCGCGCGACAGACTGTTTGCCGTCGGCGACCTGGTGGATCGGGGCATCGAATCGCCGGCCGTGCTCGAGTTCGTGAATCGATATCGTATTCAATCGGTGCGCGGCAATCATGAGGACACGATCGTGCGGTGGCATCGCCACGGCGGCAAGAACGCGTCGATTCGATCCAATGGCGGAGAGTGGCTGTTCGATATGGCCTACGACAAAGCGGCGCTGGACGACATCGTGACGTATATGGCGGCCCTTCCCTACGCGATCGAAATCGAAACCGACGACGGCCTGGTCGGCATCGTGCATGCCAACGTCCCCATGCAATCGTGGCCGAAGATGGTTCAGGCGCTCGAACAGGAGGACCGCAACGGGCCGGTGCGCCGCAAGGTGATCTGGGATCGCTCGCGCTGGATCCCGGGCAAGGCAGCAGGTTTTGTTTCGATGCGGCGCGCCTTCGCGCAACTGTGCCAACGGTTTGTCTCAGGATGGCGTGACCCGGGCAGCCGCATCGACGGCGTGGCCGCGGTCATTGTCGGGCATACGCCGGTGCGGGAGCCGAGGGTTCGTGGCAACGTCATCAATGTCGATACAGGGCTCGTGTATGGCGGAGCGCTGACGCTGCTGCGTCTGGATGAGATACCCATGCTGCTCAACCGCGCGGCTCGCGAACAACCGGCGTTCGGCCGGTCGAAAGGATATCCGGCAGGTTCGGGCGTGTGA
- a CDS encoding Flp family type IVb pilin produces the protein MKNTIKKFLREEDGVAAIEYGLLAGLIAVAIIVAVTALGARMNAIFNIITGSLAGVVAPA, from the coding sequence ATGAAGAACACGATCAAGAAGTTTCTGCGCGAAGAAGACGGTGTGGCAGCGATCGAATACGGCCTCCTGGCCGGCCTGATTGCCGTGGCGATCATTGTGGCGGTTACTGCGCTTGGAGCGCGGATGAACGCCATTTTCAACATCATCACGGGCTCGTTGGCGGGCGTAGTCGCTCCGGCCTGA
- a CDS encoding A24 family peptidase, with the protein MNGVPFPVGPCVMTLVLVAALWDMQTRRIPNWLVATGLIVAIPVQWFTHGVVDGMTMWLGGMLAGGAIFLPGYAMRLLGAGDVKLMAAIGAFCGAYGALEIGLATCVIGAIGSLAIWFRRRQMRTGLNGVATLLVSCATPGNGALRRSGSVAEGSATGTMTYGVAIAIGSACVLFASV; encoded by the coding sequence ATGAACGGGGTTCCTTTTCCGGTTGGACCGTGCGTGATGACACTGGTGCTCGTCGCCGCACTGTGGGACATGCAAACGCGCCGGATTCCTAACTGGTTGGTGGCGACGGGATTGATCGTGGCGATACCGGTGCAGTGGTTCACGCACGGCGTCGTCGACGGAATGACGATGTGGCTGGGCGGCATGCTCGCGGGTGGCGCGATCTTCCTGCCAGGCTACGCGATGCGGCTGCTGGGCGCGGGCGACGTGAAGCTGATGGCAGCGATCGGTGCTTTCTGCGGCGCTTACGGCGCACTCGAAATTGGTTTGGCGACCTGTGTGATCGGTGCAATCGGGTCGCTCGCAATATGGTTCCGGCGTCGCCAGATGCGCACCGGACTGAACGGGGTGGCGACATTGCTGGTCAGCTGCGCGACGCCGGGAAACGGCGCGCTGCGCAGGTCGGGCAGTGTGGCCGAAGGTAGTGCGACGGGGACCATGACTTACGGCGTCGCGATAGCAATAGGCAGCGCATGCGTGCTGTTCGCCAGCGTGTGA
- the cpaB gene encoding Flp pilus assembly protein CpaB — protein MKNARAVTMLLIATLAGLTAVVFASRWMVSQSSNTTTKVVVAAADINLGQRIGPDYLKLTDWPSNSVPPGSYTDIQKLDGRVLKESLLRGEPILDAKLTPVGTLGGLSAVIGEGKRAITVRVNDVIGVAGFALPGNYVDIIVNTQKDGRDPGATRDQNISKIVLEKILVLAVAQEVGRDETKPKVVDAVTLEVSPEQAEKIDLARSIGTLSLVLRNQIDPKAIDTAGATKASLLQTPVAVAPAPEPKPVHIVRKVAAHAPANCVRVLDGADARQECF, from the coding sequence ATGAAAAACGCGCGCGCTGTAACGATGCTGCTGATCGCGACGCTGGCTGGCCTCACCGCGGTGGTGTTCGCCTCGCGCTGGATGGTCTCGCAGTCGTCGAATACCACGACCAAGGTCGTGGTGGCGGCAGCCGATATCAATCTGGGTCAGCGGATCGGCCCGGACTACCTCAAGCTCACTGATTGGCCGTCCAATAGCGTGCCGCCCGGCTCGTACACCGACATCCAGAAACTCGACGGCCGCGTGCTGAAGGAAAGCCTGCTCCGCGGCGAACCGATTCTCGATGCGAAGCTCACGCCGGTCGGCACGCTCGGCGGCCTCTCGGCGGTGATCGGCGAAGGCAAGCGCGCCATCACGGTGCGCGTGAACGACGTGATCGGCGTGGCGGGCTTCGCGCTGCCGGGCAATTACGTCGACATCATCGTCAACACGCAGAAGGATGGCCGCGATCCTGGCGCAACGCGCGATCAGAACATCTCCAAGATCGTGCTCGAAAAGATTCTCGTGCTGGCCGTCGCGCAGGAAGTGGGCCGCGACGAGACCAAGCCGAAGGTGGTCGACGCGGTGACGCTCGAAGTGTCGCCGGAACAGGCCGAGAAGATCGACCTTGCACGCAGCATCGGCACGCTGTCGCTGGTGTTGCGTAATCAGATCGATCCGAAAGCGATCGACACCGCCGGCGCCACCAAGGCCAGCCTGCTGCAAACGCCGGTCGCCGTGGCGCCCGCACCCGAACCGAAGCCGGTGCATATCGTGCGCAAAGTGGCGGCGCACGCGCCGGCCAACTGTGTGCGGGTACTCGACGGCGCCGACGCAAGACAAGAATGTTTTTGA
- a CDS encoding type II and III secretion system protein family protein, which produces MNARTTQRASAPQHPLGPREANSRLPRGRTRIAEACTCVLLGLYLTMLPVAQAAGQNAAAGVPGLPDVPLTVASNGSVRLTIAASGMGMGGGASSGGAQQGARGPNCSGPVAEHSSVTIPVGKSAMVDVREPVKSRSVGNPAIVQAMLVSPQTLYLLGSDVGTTNMIVQGRSGSCTIIDVSVGADPGGLQQTLAALMPEETGIQVKAAADTLVLTGTVSDAVKAERVLELARAFVARPTTALQSAAPMGSGPLPLGAAPRAMGMPAPSLGGAGGERIINMMHVAAPQQVMLEVKVAEVSKTLIDQLGMAANINGGIGSWSFGLLANYLSGGLSALTASKANNSPLKMVVDAQKTDQLVKILAEPNLMAISGQEASFLAGGKVYIPVPQSNGSGGTTIVLQEEQYGVGLTFTPTVLEGGRINLKVSPEVSELSSTGVVVSAGNSNTTSILPLITTRRASTTLQVFDGQSFAIGGLLKSNVTGSIKGLPGAAELPVLGALFRSTSYEQDKTELVFIVTPRLAKPLPQHYPLPTDGFGDASEGDVYLTGHMEGTKRAAPAAGASAPVVAPATAPAPAPVPAPAPSAAASVAVIPATPETSASNASQ; this is translated from the coding sequence ATGAACGCCAGAACCACTCAGCGCGCTAGCGCGCCGCAGCACCCGCTCGGCCCGCGCGAAGCGAATTCGCGCTTGCCGCGGGGCCGCACCCGGATCGCCGAAGCTTGCACGTGTGTGCTGCTGGGCCTGTATCTGACGATGCTGCCGGTGGCGCAAGCGGCCGGCCAGAACGCCGCAGCGGGTGTGCCCGGTTTGCCGGACGTGCCGCTCACGGTGGCGTCGAACGGTTCGGTGCGTCTGACCATCGCCGCGAGCGGCATGGGAATGGGCGGGGGCGCTTCGTCCGGCGGCGCGCAGCAGGGTGCCCGTGGCCCGAATTGCAGCGGCCCGGTCGCCGAACATAGCTCGGTGACGATCCCGGTCGGCAAATCCGCGATGGTCGATGTGCGCGAACCGGTGAAGAGCCGCAGCGTCGGCAATCCGGCCATCGTGCAGGCCATGCTCGTGTCCCCGCAAACACTGTATCTGCTCGGCTCCGACGTCGGTACCACCAACATGATCGTGCAGGGCCGCAGCGGCTCCTGCACGATCATCGACGTGAGCGTCGGCGCGGATCCGGGCGGTCTGCAACAAACACTCGCCGCGCTGATGCCCGAGGAAACCGGTATTCAGGTGAAGGCCGCCGCCGATACGCTGGTGCTGACCGGCACGGTCTCCGATGCGGTCAAGGCCGAACGCGTGCTCGAACTGGCGCGCGCCTTCGTGGCCCGTCCGACCACCGCCTTGCAAAGCGCCGCGCCGATGGGCAGCGGCCCGTTGCCGCTCGGCGCCGCGCCGCGCGCGATGGGTATGCCGGCGCCGTCGCTTGGCGGCGCGGGTGGCGAACGCATCATCAACATGATGCATGTGGCCGCGCCGCAGCAGGTCATGCTCGAAGTGAAGGTCGCCGAAGTCTCGAAGACGCTGATCGACCAGCTCGGCATGGCGGCCAATATCAACGGCGGCATCGGCAGCTGGAGCTTCGGCTTGCTCGCCAATTACCTGTCCGGGGGACTGAGCGCGCTGACCGCATCGAAAGCGAACAACTCGCCGCTCAAGATGGTCGTCGATGCGCAGAAAACCGATCAGCTCGTGAAGATCCTCGCCGAGCCGAACCTGATGGCGATCAGCGGTCAGGAAGCGAGTTTCCTCGCGGGCGGCAAGGTCTATATTCCAGTGCCGCAAAGCAACGGTTCGGGCGGCACGACCATCGTGCTGCAGGAAGAACAGTACGGTGTCGGCCTGACCTTCACGCCGACCGTGCTCGAAGGCGGCCGCATCAACCTGAAGGTGTCGCCGGAAGTGTCCGAACTGTCGTCCACCGGCGTAGTGGTCAGCGCCGGCAACTCGAACACCACCTCGATCCTGCCGCTGATCACGACGCGGCGTGCCTCCACCACGCTGCAGGTGTTCGACGGCCAGAGCTTCGCGATCGGCGGTTTGCTGAAAAGTAACGTGACCGGCTCGATCAAGGGCTTGCCCGGCGCCGCGGAATTGCCGGTGCTCGGCGCGCTGTTCCGCAGCACCAGCTACGAGCAGGACAAGACCGAACTGGTGTTCATCGTCACGCCGCGCCTCGCCAAACCGCTGCCGCAGCACTATCCGCTGCCGACCGACGGCTTCGGCGACGCCAGCGAAGGGGACGTGTACCTGACCGGCCACATGGAAGGCACGAAGCGCGCCGCGCCGGCTGCGGGCGCCTCGGCACCCGTCGTGGCACCGGCAACCGCGCCTGCACCCGCACCGGTTCCCGCACCCGCTCCGAGCGCGGCTGCGTCCGTGGCTGTGATCCCGGCCACGCCGGAAACCAGCGCCTCAAATGCCTCGCAGTAA
- a CDS encoding AAA family ATPase — MIDTLLISSSAERAPQIAARLEASGIAFRLRTLHGTAKQLRVHAAAIKSADLLIVDDADLAPRDLSGVEEVLSHLPHLHCMLVTPAPSTTLLMAAMRVGVRHVLSWPLDDGEIADALAHVSAKKHAGVRRDGRVVSFTSCKGGSGTTLIAVNLAYALASLRDKRVLLIDLNQQFADASLLVADKAPPATLADLCSQIDRLDAAFFEACVMHVHANLDVLAGAGDPVKSGELRAAHLERILTLVREQYDAVLIDVGQNINPLAIHALDHSDSICMVVRQNILYLHAGRRMLDIFKELSYPASKVKVIVNQYDKNARIDLATLEETFGAKVAHQLPRDEKQATEALNHGVPLVTGAKGGALAQGISQLAALLWPLPVVERKSVLGRLFQSRPNSPPQLKPGH; from the coding sequence ATGATCGACACCCTTCTGATTTCGTCCAGCGCCGAGCGCGCGCCGCAGATCGCGGCGCGTCTCGAGGCAAGCGGCATCGCGTTTCGTCTGCGTACGCTGCACGGTACGGCGAAGCAGTTGCGCGTGCACGCCGCGGCGATCAAGAGCGCCGATCTGCTGATCGTCGACGACGCCGACCTGGCGCCGCGCGATCTGAGCGGCGTCGAAGAGGTGCTGTCCCACCTGCCGCATCTGCATTGCATGCTGGTGACCCCCGCGCCGTCGACCACGCTGCTGATGGCGGCGATGCGCGTCGGCGTGCGGCACGTGCTGTCCTGGCCGCTCGACGACGGCGAGATCGCCGACGCGCTCGCCCACGTCTCGGCAAAGAAACACGCCGGCGTGCGCCGCGATGGGCGCGTGGTGTCGTTCACTTCCTGCAAGGGCGGCAGCGGCACGACACTGATCGCCGTGAATCTCGCCTACGCATTGGCCTCCTTGCGCGACAAGCGCGTGCTTCTGATCGACCTCAACCAGCAATTCGCCGACGCGAGCTTGCTGGTCGCCGACAAAGCGCCGCCCGCCACGCTCGCGGACCTGTGCTCGCAGATCGATCGGCTCGACGCCGCTTTCTTCGAAGCCTGCGTGATGCACGTGCACGCGAATCTCGACGTGCTGGCCGGCGCGGGTGATCCGGTCAAATCGGGCGAACTGCGCGCCGCGCATCTCGAACGGATTCTCACGCTGGTGCGCGAGCAATACGACGCGGTGCTGATCGACGTCGGTCAGAACATCAATCCGCTCGCGATCCACGCGCTCGATCACAGCGACTCGATCTGCATGGTGGTGCGGCAGAACATTCTCTACCTGCATGCGGGCCGCCGCATGCTCGACATCTTCAAGGAGCTCAGCTATCCGGCGAGCAAGGTGAAGGTGATCGTCAATCAGTACGACAAGAACGCGCGCATCGACCTGGCGACGCTCGAAGAAACGTTCGGCGCAAAGGTCGCGCATCAGCTGCCGCGCGACGAGAAGCAGGCCACCGAGGCGCTGAATCACGGCGTGCCGCTCGTGACCGGCGCGAAGGGCGGCGCGCTCGCCCAGGGCATCTCGCAACTCGCCGCGCTGCTGTGGCCGTTGCCGGTAGTGGAGCGCAAGAGCGTGCTGGGCCGTCTGTTCCAAAGCCGGCCGAATTCGCCGCCGCAACTGAAGCCTGGACACTGA
- a CDS encoding CpaF family protein: protein MSLREQLMIQSGTMPFDSASPAATAGVAAESLAARRAYQQLKMNIHQAIIDRVELDKLQRLSPEQIKRELAQLVERIVDEDKIPMNELERRRLAQDVHDEMVGLGPLEPLLNDPTISDILVNTSQHVYVERRGRLEHTDVTFYDDAHLMKIIERIVSRVGRRIDESTPMVDARLPDGSRVNAIIPPSAIDGPLVSIRRFAVNPLTVTDMVNNQSFTPAMAQLLEALIKSKLNVLISGGTGSGKTTLLNLLSGFIPEDERVVTIEDAAELQMRQQHVLRLETRPPNIEGKGEISQRSLVRNALRMRPDRIVLGEVRGAEALDMLHAMNTGHEGSMATLHANTPRDALTRLENMVGMAGLTMPIKAIRQQIASAITVVVQASRLTDGRRKLMSISEITGMEGDIINMQEIFAFKRTGVDENGMIKGYFCASGVRPKFCERLAGFGIVLPDQMFDPARRFEV, encoded by the coding sequence ATGTCATTGCGCGAACAGTTGATGATCCAGAGCGGCACTATGCCGTTCGACAGCGCCAGTCCCGCGGCCACCGCCGGCGTGGCCGCCGAGAGCCTCGCGGCGCGGCGCGCGTATCAGCAGCTCAAGATGAACATTCATCAGGCGATCATCGACCGGGTGGAGCTCGACAAGCTGCAACGGCTGTCGCCCGAGCAGATCAAGCGTGAACTGGCGCAACTGGTGGAGCGGATCGTCGACGAAGACAAGATTCCGATGAACGAACTCGAGCGCCGCCGTCTCGCCCAGGACGTGCACGACGAAATGGTCGGCCTCGGCCCGCTCGAACCGCTGCTCAACGATCCGACCATTTCCGACATTCTGGTCAACACGTCGCAGCACGTGTACGTGGAACGGCGCGGGCGCCTCGAACACACCGACGTGACCTTCTACGACGACGCGCATCTGATGAAGATCATCGAGCGCATTGTCTCGCGCGTGGGCCGCCGGATCGACGAATCCACGCCGATGGTCGATGCGCGCCTGCCCGACGGCTCGCGGGTCAACGCGATCATTCCGCCGTCGGCGATCGACGGACCGCTGGTGTCGATTCGCCGCTTCGCGGTGAATCCGCTCACCGTCACCGACATGGTGAACAACCAGAGCTTCACGCCCGCGATGGCGCAACTGCTCGAAGCGCTGATCAAGTCGAAGCTGAACGTACTGATTTCGGGCGGCACGGGCAGCGGCAAGACAACGTTGCTCAATCTGCTCTCCGGCTTTATTCCGGAAGACGAACGGGTCGTGACCATCGAAGACGCGGCCGAATTGCAGATGCGTCAGCAACACGTGCTGCGGCTCGAAACGCGGCCGCCGAATATCGAAGGCAAGGGGGAAATCTCGCAGCGCTCGCTGGTGCGCAACGCGCTGCGGATGCGTCCCGACCGTATCGTGCTGGGCGAAGTGCGCGGCGCCGAAGCGCTCGACATGCTGCACGCCATGAACACCGGCCACGAAGGTTCGATGGCGACGCTGCACGCGAACACGCCGCGCGACGCGCTCACGCGGCTCGAAAACATGGTCGGCATGGCGGGTCTGACGATGCCGATCAAGGCGATCCGTCAGCAGATCGCGTCAGCCATCACGGTGGTGGTGCAGGCGTCGCGCCTCACTGACGGGCGCCGCAAGCTGATGAGCATCTCCGAAATCACCGGCATGGAAGGCGACATCATCAACATGCAGGAGATCTTCGCGTTCAAACGTACCGGTGTCGACGAAAACGGCATGATCAAAGGCTATTTCTGCGCGAGCGGCGTGCGGCCGAAATTCTGCGAGCGGCTGGCGGGCTTCGGCATCGTGCTGCCGGACCAGATGTTCGATCCGGCACGGCGTTTCGAAGTATGA